The following are from one region of the Mycolicibacterium helvum genome:
- a CDS encoding Rv0518 family GDSL lipase: MRVTTAGLSAAVVLAAILGYSQPSVGYALANRGSQLSRIAVIGDSYTTGTDEGGQGPQSWTSRAWLLLASQGARVDANVAAEGGAGYGIRGNRGSLFEDLTTRVVDRDDALVVFFGSRNDQPVDMQAYPRLVGDTFQIARRAAPKAKFLVIGPPWPTADPPPEVLALRDSLCAQARAAGAVFIDPLAEGWFVGRPDLIGPDGVHPTDAGHAYMAEKIAPLIRSQLAIPL, from the coding sequence GTGCGTGTCACCACGGCGGGTTTATCGGCCGCTGTGGTGTTGGCTGCGATTCTCGGCTATTCGCAGCCGTCGGTCGGTTACGCCTTGGCTAACCGTGGCTCGCAACTCAGCCGCATCGCGGTCATCGGTGACTCGTACACAACCGGCACCGACGAGGGCGGGCAGGGGCCGCAGTCATGGACCTCCCGAGCCTGGCTGTTGTTGGCCAGCCAAGGGGCCAGGGTCGACGCCAACGTGGCGGCTGAGGGCGGCGCCGGCTATGGGATCCGCGGCAACCGGGGCAGCTTGTTCGAGGACCTCACCACCCGCGTTGTGGATCGCGATGACGCCCTGGTGGTGTTCTTCGGGTCCCGCAACGATCAACCCGTCGACATGCAGGCGTATCCCAGGCTGGTCGGCGACACGTTCCAGATCGCGCGGCGGGCGGCCCCCAAGGCAAAGTTCCTGGTGATCGGACCGCCGTGGCCGACAGCTGACCCGCCGCCGGAGGTGTTAGCCCTCCGGGACTCGCTGTGTGCACAGGCCAGGGCTGCGGGCGCGGTCTTCATCGACCCGCTCGCTGAAGGGTGGTTCGTCGGGCGACCAGACCTGATCGGCCCGGACGGCGTCCACCCCACCGATGCCGGACACGCCTACATGGCTGAGAAGATCGCGCCGCTGATTCGCAGCCAGCTGGCTATCCCGCTGTAG
- a CDS encoding S53 family peptidase, with protein MRRRLRLRRRRGHRPTALVATLAVVLAMFAADRPTPPSPYNLITGPFARLLAQSVDLGPAGAKRVQLTAELQTPTEPVALSKWATSHGIAVRWRAGDPWAILEGAPRAIARAFDVEVHDYRRAGGPVFYASPQQPNVPRQLRAEVADLGRILGYTPHHEGTPPTPPLDVPNGGLLPTELLTAYNVSPLTSAGYTGQGQTVVVFTFDGVDQRDLDKFSDWFTLPRINLDVMGGMPPERRGEATMDVQMVHAIAPSARIVLVNARPTAEGDAAYVKLGQLMEEVDGRYPGAVWSFSIGWGCDRLLARADLAPVRSALARAHRNGTTAFVASGDLAGLECKGGHDWSDPPSPDDYGVDAIASLPEVTGVGGTTLSTDSEGQWLAEQGWYDVPLTQGSGGGASVLFDRPSWQDTSEHSGPRDKRLVPDIAAVADPFTGVKFVFNGQISVGGGTSQAAPIWAGLAAVINQFLTARGLAQLGDFNPLIYEIASGSQVPGFRDVYLGANAVTPVVPGYDMITGLGTPNVDNLMKAILVLKSLRR; from the coding sequence ATGCGCAGACGCTTACGGCTACGGCGTCGCCGGGGTCACCGACCGACAGCGCTCGTGGCGACACTTGCGGTGGTCCTCGCGATGTTTGCTGCCGACCGCCCGACACCACCGTCGCCCTACAACCTGATTACGGGCCCGTTTGCCCGGTTGCTCGCCCAGTCCGTTGATCTGGGGCCGGCCGGCGCCAAACGGGTCCAGCTGACCGCAGAACTGCAGACGCCCACCGAACCGGTGGCATTGAGCAAGTGGGCCACCTCGCACGGAATAGCGGTGCGATGGCGCGCTGGTGACCCGTGGGCGATCCTCGAGGGTGCGCCGCGCGCGATCGCCCGTGCCTTCGACGTCGAGGTGCACGACTATCGGCGCGCCGGCGGACCGGTGTTCTATGCCTCCCCACAGCAGCCCAATGTCCCGCGACAACTGCGTGCGGAAGTTGCGGACCTGGGCCGGATTCTCGGGTACACGCCGCATCACGAAGGCACGCCGCCGACTCCACCGCTCGACGTCCCCAACGGCGGACTGCTGCCGACCGAACTGCTCACCGCCTACAACGTCAGCCCGCTGACCTCCGCCGGATATACCGGCCAAGGCCAGACGGTGGTCGTCTTCACCTTCGACGGCGTCGATCAGCGTGACCTGGACAAATTCTCCGATTGGTTCACGCTGCCGAGGATCAACCTGGACGTGATGGGCGGGATGCCGCCAGAGCGGCGCGGCGAGGCGACGATGGACGTGCAGATGGTCCATGCAATCGCGCCATCGGCCCGGATCGTCCTGGTCAACGCTCGTCCTACCGCCGAAGGTGACGCGGCGTACGTGAAACTCGGGCAGCTGATGGAGGAGGTCGACGGCCGCTACCCCGGCGCGGTGTGGAGCTTCTCGATCGGCTGGGGCTGCGATCGCCTGCTCGCCAGGGCGGACCTGGCGCCGGTGCGCTCGGCGCTGGCCCGCGCGCATCGCAACGGGACCACGGCCTTCGTCGCCAGCGGCGACCTGGCCGGCCTGGAATGCAAAGGCGGCCACGACTGGTCGGATCCGCCCAGCCCCGACGACTACGGCGTCGACGCGATCGCCTCGCTGCCGGAGGTGACCGGCGTCGGCGGCACAACGCTGTCCACCGACTCGGAAGGCCAGTGGCTGGCCGAACAGGGCTGGTACGACGTCCCACTGACCCAGGGAAGCGGTGGCGGCGCATCGGTGCTGTTCGACCGCCCCTCGTGGCAGGACACGTCGGAGCACTCCGGCCCACGGGACAAACGGCTGGTTCCCGATATCGCCGCGGTGGCCGATCCGTTCACCGGCGTCAAATTCGTGTTCAACGGGCAGATATCGGTCGGCGGCGGCACGTCGCAGGCGGCGCCGATCTGGGCCGGGCTGGCGGCAGTGATCAACCAGTTCCTCACCGCCCGCGGTCTGGCGCAACTCGGGGACTTCAACCCGCTGATCTACGAGATCGCCAGCGGGTCGCAGGTGCCGGGATTCCGAGACGTCTACCTCGGGGCCAACGCCGTGACACCCGTCGTGCCCGGCTACGACATGATCACCGGGTTGGGAACCCCCAACGTCGACAACCTGATGAAAGCCATCCTCGTCCTGAAGTCGTTGCGCCGATGA
- a CDS encoding DUF4344 domain-containing metallopeptidase has product MARSGALVVAVGLLAVGCGAQHGGDTKPASTNADPPTASAVEATSAAGYPAPKAKTGDKSGQMVVTYEEATTPEAIAGRDLMEKTHFVDDIAKSVSDWYVLPYDIPVVGAQCGEANDFWSPGDKKLTLCYEDIAESERIFASDPKPEETARRIAIGAFFHEVGHMAIDIYDLPVTGREEDVADQLAAYELLAPYADGHVDQDFVQAAKDTAREYSVLSKEGGPLEQEAFSDVHTLDQARAYNFDCWIYGSNPEANADIVSSGLLPEGRADGCQGEWDQLVKGWTALLEPHMR; this is encoded by the coding sequence ATGGCACGCTCAGGGGCATTGGTGGTGGCCGTCGGGTTGCTGGCCGTGGGATGCGGCGCGCAACACGGCGGCGACACTAAACCGGCGTCGACCAACGCCGACCCTCCGACGGCATCGGCGGTCGAGGCAACGTCGGCCGCCGGGTATCCCGCACCGAAAGCCAAGACCGGAGACAAATCCGGCCAGATGGTCGTCACCTACGAGGAGGCAACCACTCCGGAGGCCATCGCCGGACGAGATCTCATGGAGAAGACGCACTTTGTGGACGACATTGCCAAGTCGGTCAGCGATTGGTACGTCCTCCCCTACGACATCCCCGTCGTCGGCGCGCAGTGCGGAGAGGCCAACGACTTCTGGAGCCCCGGCGACAAGAAGCTGACGCTGTGCTACGAGGACATCGCCGAGAGCGAGCGGATCTTCGCCTCCGACCCCAAACCCGAGGAGACCGCACGGCGGATCGCGATCGGAGCGTTCTTCCACGAGGTCGGCCACATGGCGATCGACATCTACGACCTGCCCGTCACCGGACGCGAAGAGGATGTGGCCGATCAGCTCGCGGCCTACGAACTGCTGGCGCCGTACGCCGACGGACATGTCGACCAGGACTTCGTGCAGGCCGCCAAGGACACCGCCCGCGAATACTCGGTGCTCAGTAAGGAAGGCGGCCCCCTGGAACAGGAAGCCTTCTCCGACGTCCACACCCTCGACCAAGCCCGGGCCTACAACTTCGACTGCTGGATCTATGGATCCAACCCGGAAGCCAACGCCGACATTGTCAGCTCGGGGCTGCTCCCGGAGGGCCGGGCCGACGGCTGCCAGGGCGAATGGGATCAGCTGGTCAAGGGCTGGACCGCCCTGCTGGAACCGCACATGCGCTGA